TGATAAAACGGTTCTCGAAGACACGCTCCGGCGGGATGTCTTCGGTTACATCGGCCACCTGTTTGCCCAGTGAAATCACCGCGCGCTCCTGATCCTCGTTGAGATGACCCGACGGCAGCAGGGCGTCGCGCGTCGATTCGTAGGTCTGAACCGCGTCGTCCCGGCTGAGCCTGAACATCTGCATCATTTTCGCGACGATATATTCCCGCTGTGCCAGCATGAGCTTGAGTCCCTTGGATGAGGCGCGGACCATTTTCATAACCTCTTCGGGGTCGCGGCGAATTTTTTCTTCGGAGGTCCCCAAGCCCGCCTGCGGCCACTTCACGTAATCGGTGGCGCTGGCGAGTTTTCGATAGCCCATCTGCACGGCCTTGAAATTGCCCGGAGGGGTGGCGAGGGTCGAATGAACCGTCCCTGCTACCAAGGCGTTGAAACGGTCGCTGGAAGCTCCGACGACCAGAAAGGTCATATCCTTGACGGGATCGAGACCATGGCGCCTCAAGATCTCGCGCATGGTGAACTCTGATGCGCCGCCGAAGGTGTTGATGCCGACCGTCTTCCCTTTCAGGTCCGCGATCGAACGGATGTCCGGCTGCGCCACCAGCCAGAAACTTGCCATCTCAGCCGTGAATATCAATTTGAGCGGCTGCCGGGCGCGGATCACCGCATCGACCACCGGGCCGCCGGTGATAATGTAATCGAAATTTCCCGCGATCATTCCTTTCACTGCGATGCTGCCGCCCCTCACCAGGACGAATTCCGGTATAATTCCTTCCTCGCGAAAATAGCCCAACTCCTTTTCCAATAAGAACCGCAACGCCGAGGGCGCAAACGACGTGTAGGCGACGATCACCTTCTTCGGCGCAGGCTCCGCGGGCCAGGCCGTTCGGGCCGGGAAGAGTCCCGCGATGATCATCGAAGAAGCGATCGCGAACGCAAGCGGCGCATTTTTTCTAAAGCGCATCGTTACTCTCGGCAAGTCGCCAGGAATCCCGTAAACGACCGCATCAGAGCGGAATGCTGTCTGTTCTTATGAACGGCGATATACAGCGCCCGCTTCAACTTGAGCTGCGGGACATTGAGGATTTTTATTCGTCCCGCCTTCACGTCGTTGACGACATGGCATTTTGAAAGAAATCCGATGCCAAGTCCGCTTCCGACCGCGTTCCTAACCACGTCTCTGCTGCCGATATCGAGGTTGACTTGCAGCGACGGCACAAAGGAGAGTCCCTTCTCGACAAACTTCTGCTTCATGATGTTGTGGAGCGTGCTTATCAGACGCTCCTTAGCGAGGAGCTTCAACGGAATCGAACGTTTCTTCGTCAAGGGATGGTTGGGCGGGGCGATCACAACGACCTCCTCTTCACGAAAAGGCTTGGCGACGATGAGCGGCGAACGCGGCGCCACGCCCATGACGGCAACGTCGAGCTCACCCTCTAGCAGCATTTTTTCCAGATCATCGCTCCGCTGAATTTTTAAATCGACCTCGAAGTCCGGATTTTCCCTTTTAAATTGTTGGACGGCGGCAGGAAGAAAAGACGCCCCGGCCACAACCGATCCGCCGATTCGGAGCGTGCCTTTTTTCAGGCCGCTAAATTCCTCCATTCTTTTCCTGAAGTCATCCTCCTTGCCGAGGATCTGGTGCGCGTAGCGC
This portion of the Candidatus Binatia bacterium genome encodes:
- a CDS encoding ABC transporter substrate-binding protein is translated as MRFRKNAPLAFAIASSMIIAGLFPARTAWPAEPAPKKVIVAYTSFAPSALRFLLEKELGYFREEGIIPEFVLVRGGSIAVKGMIAGNFDYIITGGPVVDAVIRARQPLKLIFTAEMASFWLVAQPDIRSIADLKGKTVGINTFGGASEFTMREILRRHGLDPVKDMTFLVVGASSDRFNALVAGTVHSTLATPPGNFKAVQMGYRKLASATDYVKWPQAGLGTSEEKIRRDPEEVMKMVRASSKGLKLMLAQREYIVAKMMQMFRLSRDDAVQTYESTRDALLPSGHLNEDQERAVISLGKQVADVTEDIPPERVFENRFIKQAEQELKGWAPQAPR
- a CDS encoding LysR family transcriptional regulator produces the protein MTLWQLKVFTTVAKTGSFTKAAKLLQITQPSATTLVQSLSRELGVKLFEKLGIKTRITSAGEEALRYAHQILGKEDDFRKRMEEFSGLKKGTLRIGGSVVAGASFLPAAVQQFKRENPDFEVDLKIQRSDDLEKMLLEGELDVAVMGVAPRSPLIVAKPFREEEVVVIAPPNHPLTKKRSIPLKLLAKERLISTLHNIMKQKFVEKGLSFVPSLQVNLDIGSRDVVRNAVGSGLGIGFLSKCHVVNDVKAGRIKILNVPQLKLKRALYIAVHKNRQHSALMRSFTGFLATCRE